From a single Rhodococcus qingshengii JCM 15477 genomic region:
- a CDS encoding TIGR03086 family metal-binding protein yields the protein MTPEQTPAEEYRELAGRFTELVEGVPDQAAWNRAAPVEDWNARDIVRHLVEWFPPFLHEGAGITLPSGPDVDDDPAAAWRIFNDGVQAVLDDPTAGDKVFSHPNTGQAPLPQAVAQFFTADVFMHSWDLARATGQDETLDPERCAMMLTGMESWDEVLRSSGQYGPRVNVPDDSDVQTRFLAFIGRDPRP from the coding sequence ATGACCCCCGAACAGACCCCAGCCGAGGAGTACCGCGAACTCGCCGGCCGCTTCACCGAACTCGTCGAAGGAGTACCCGATCAGGCAGCCTGGAACAGGGCCGCACCGGTCGAGGATTGGAACGCCCGCGACATTGTTCGCCACCTCGTCGAATGGTTTCCACCGTTCCTTCATGAAGGCGCCGGCATCACATTGCCCTCCGGTCCGGACGTCGATGACGACCCGGCAGCCGCGTGGCGCATCTTCAACGACGGTGTCCAAGCCGTTCTCGACGATCCGACTGCCGGGGACAAAGTCTTCTCCCACCCGAACACCGGTCAGGCACCCCTACCTCAGGCTGTGGCGCAGTTCTTCACCGCCGACGTGTTCATGCACAGCTGGGACCTGGCGCGCGCTACCGGTCAGGACGAGACCCTCGACCCTGAACGCTGCGCCATGATGCTCACGGGTATGGAGTCCTGGGATGAGGTGCTGCGGTCCAGCGGCCAGTACGGGCCACGGGTAAATGTGCCTGACGACTCCGACGTTCAGACTCGATTTCTGGCCTTCATCGGACGCGACCCACGACCGTGA